The DNA window TCTGGTGCTGGCACAAGCCAATGCCGAGGCAGATCGGGATGCGGACGCCATCGCCGAGTACCTGGCGGCGATCAAGCTTGCCCCGCAAGAACCAGGACTGCACGAGAGCCTGGGCAGCGAATATTGGAAGGTGAGCAAGTTCGACGATGCGCAGAATGCCTACCAGGAAGAGTTGCGGATAGATCCCAACAGCACTCTGGCTCTTTACAAGTTGGGGGTCCTGAAAGTATTGGGGTCGCAAGCCAGCGAAGGCAAGCGTCTTCTCGAGGAAACCTTACGGCGAGACCCCGCGGCCAGCAACGCTTATTATTATCTGGGTCGAGCAGAGTTGCAGCTCAACAATCGTGAAGCCGCCCTTGCTGATTTCGAAAAAGTCGTGAAGATGCCGGTAGGAGACGAAGTCATTCGCCAAGCTTATTATCAAATGGCCCTACTGTATCGGCAAATGCGTCGTAACGATGAGGCGGGAAAAGCGCTCGCAACATTTCAGAAGCTCAAACAAGAAGCGGACCTGCATCAACAACAGATTTTGGAACGCAAGCGACAGAGGCTGAATCCCAGCCTCGAGGACTTGCCGAGTCCAGCTAAGAACGAGCAGGCCGCCGATCCGAGGAACTAGATGAGCTTTCTGCCTCGCTGGCGGGAAATGAATCAGCGCCAGAGCTTGAGATCGTGGATCCCGTGGGCCATTTTCACTGTGGCCTTTTTGGTGGTCAACTGTGTCGCCCAGGAGAGCGTGACTTTCAGCCAGGCGGAGGAGATGTTCCAGCAGCGGCGTTATAGTGAGGCTGCGGCGGCATTCGAGCGGATCGAGAGAACCTCTCCGGGAAACTCAGATGCCCTGTTGTTCCTCGCTAAGTCGTTCATCAATTTGGGACGCTTCGCTGAGGCAGGGACAGCGCTTGATTCCTATTGCGCAAAACACCCCCAATCGGACGATGCCCTCTACCTGCTTGCTTACGTGAGATTTCGCGAAAATAAACCTGCGGAATCCCTGCGATTCTTCACCCAAGCTGCCAGACTTAAGCCCCCCGTGGCGGATGATTTCAAAATCATCGGTCTGGATTACGCTTTGCTGGACGACAACCAGAGTGCGGCTCGGTATCTGAAGCGCGCCGTAGCCATGCAGCCAAACAATGTGGAGGCACGATATTACCTGGGCCGCGCTTTATATCTGGAAAATCAGTTCGACGAGTGCATTTCAGTCTTCGAAGAGGTCCTTAGGCAGGATCCTACGTCGGTAAAGGCACAGGACAATTTGGGCCTGGCCTGGGAAGGTAAGAATCAGCCTGATAAGGGAATGGCCAGCTATCGCAAAGCCATAGACATGGACAAAAAATCTCTCAAACGCTCAGAGCAGCCATATCTGAATCTTGGCGCGCTGCTCACCAAATCAGGCAAGCCCGACGAGGCAATCCCTTTTCTCCAGGAGGCAAAACAGATCCGCCCGGAATCGGCCAAGGTGCGTTACGAACTTGGCAACGCTTACATGGCTGTTGCAAAAGTGCAGGATGCTAAGCGGGAGTTGGAAGAATCTGAGCGCCTCGATCCCAAGGACACCGCCACGCACTATCTACTAGGACGTTTGTACCGTCGCATGGGTCAAACGGACAGCGCTGCACGCGAGCTAAGGCTTACAGAAGAACTGCTTGATGCCAAGCGCAAGTCAACCCAGACGACTGAGGCACGGTGATGGATGCATGATGGGAGCAAAAGCAGACTCCTTTTCTGCCTATTGCTGTTTTTGGAGAGTTCTTCCGCCTTGCCGACCAGCCCGGAATTGCAGGCCATGTCCGCGAAGCACGCGGGCAATTTTGTTGATGTTACCGCGAACGTTGGCATTCATTTCAAACACATAGCCTCACATACCTCAAAAAAATACCTGCCGGAAACCATGGGGGCAGGTGTTGCACTGTTCGACTATGACAACGATGGCCGGCTGGATATATTTCTTGTGAATGGCGCCCCGATCAGCGATCCCACCCCGAAGGGAACCATTCCTCAGAAAACGGGCCCGCAGTATTGGAATTGCCTGTATCACCAGAAAGAAGATGGCACTTTTGAGGACGTCACAGAAAAAGCCGGGCTGCAGGGTTCGGGCTACGGGATGGGCGTGGCAGTGGGAGATTACGACAACGATGGCTATGAAGATCTATACGTAACTGCCTATGGCGGCAACAGGCTTTATCACAACAATGGTAATGGCAGTTTCACTGACGTGACCCAGCAGGCGGCGGTTGGCGGCGATGGCTGGTCCACCAGTGCAGCGTGGGTGGACCTGAACGGTGACGGCCTGCTGGACCTGGTTGTGTTGCGATATCTGCGGTGGGACTTTGGCGACGTCTGGTGTGGGGAGCACAAGCCGGGTCATCGGGAGTATTGCCATCCCGACGTGTTCCCTCCTATTGCGTCTCTGGTTTATCACAATGATGGCAATGGGCATTTTACTGAGGTGTCGCAGAAGATTGGGTTTTCCAAGCCGGGCAAGGGTTTAGGCATCGCCGTCGCGGACTACGATCGGGACGGACATGTTGACGTTTTCGTGGCTAACGATTCGACTTTCGAATTTCTTTATCACAATAAAGGAGACGGGACGTTTGAGGAGCAGGCATTGATGTCGGGGGTTGCTGCGGACGGTGAGGGTCGTGCCTATGCGGGCATGGGAGTGGACTTCGCGGATTACAACAATGACGGGCTGCCTGATTTGGTAGTGGATGACCTTGCCAATCAGATGTACGCGTTGTACCAGAACAGCGGAGACGGCACCTTCGCTTACATGACTTATAGTTCGGGTGTGAGCGGGATGACAATGCTGCATTCGGGTTGGGGTCTCCGCTTCATGGACTATGACAATGATGGCTGGAAGGACCTGCTGGTGGCGCAGGGCCATGACCTGGATACCATCGAGTTGAACTTTCCTCATCTGCGGTATCGTGAGCCGATGCTTCTTGCCAGAAACACAGGTCATGGCTTCGTGGATGTCTCAGCAGATTCCGGCAGCGTGTTTCATCAAGCCTGGGCGGGGCGCGGCCTAGCTGTTGGAGACATTGATAATGACGGCCGGCTGGATGCGGTGGTAACAACCAACGATGGGCCAGCTTATGTCTTGCACAACGAGACCAAGACACAGAACAACTGGTTGATGCTGAAATTGGTTGGGCATAAGAGTAATCGCGACGCGATTGGCGCCGAGGTGAAGGTGTTGACCGCAACCGGAGCACAATACTCGACGGTCACAACCGCGAGCAGCTATCTATCTTCTGGCGATAAGCGCGCACATTTCGGCCTCGGGGCCGCGCCCATGGTCCAAACACTGGAGATTCACTGGCCGAGCGGCATTGTGCAAACCTTGAAGGATGTCCATGTAAATCAAATCCTACAGGTGGATGAGCCTGCCGCAACTGTCGGAAAGACAGCCGGAGGTTCTCGATGACGCACCCAATATGACGCCAGCAAAAGCTATTTCGGGCCCATCGGTCATTTGGTTGGTCCTTGGATTTGAAGTTCACACTGTGGGCATCCTGTTGCTGGCGAGCCTTATTTCAGCAAGGCCGGCCAGGGCACAGGAGCCGCCCATAGGGAAACCTGTGCAGGCCGCGCCTTCCACTGGGGTAACGACGCGTGGCGTGTACGCGCCGGTTAAAGAC is part of the Terriglobales bacterium genome and encodes:
- a CDS encoding CRTAC1 family protein; the protein is MSAKHAGNFVDVTANVGIHFKHIASHTSKKYLPETMGAGVALFDYDNDGRLDIFLVNGAPISDPTPKGTIPQKTGPQYWNCLYHQKEDGTFEDVTEKAGLQGSGYGMGVAVGDYDNDGYEDLYVTAYGGNRLYHNNGNGSFTDVTQQAAVGGDGWSTSAAWVDLNGDGLLDLVVLRYLRWDFGDVWCGEHKPGHREYCHPDVFPPIASLVYHNDGNGHFTEVSQKIGFSKPGKGLGIAVADYDRDGHVDVFVANDSTFEFLYHNKGDGTFEEQALMSGVAADGEGRAYAGMGVDFADYNNDGLPDLVVDDLANQMYALYQNSGDGTFAYMTYSSGVSGMTMLHSGWGLRFMDYDNDGWKDLLVAQGHDLDTIELNFPHLRYREPMLLARNTGHGFVDVSADSGSVFHQAWAGRGLAVGDIDNDGRLDAVVTTNDGPAYVLHNETKTQNNWLMLKLVGHKSNRDAIGAEVKVLTATGAQYSTVTTASSYLSSGDKRAHFGLGAAPMVQTLEIHWPSGIVQTLKDVHVNQILQVDEPAATVGKTAGGSR
- a CDS encoding tetratricopeptide repeat protein — translated: MSFLPRWREMNQRQSLRSWIPWAIFTVAFLVVNCVAQESVTFSQAEEMFQQRRYSEAAAAFERIERTSPGNSDALLFLAKSFINLGRFAEAGTALDSYCAKHPQSDDALYLLAYVRFRENKPAESLRFFTQAARLKPPVADDFKIIGLDYALLDDNQSAARYLKRAVAMQPNNVEARYYLGRALYLENQFDECISVFEEVLRQDPTSVKAQDNLGLAWEGKNQPDKGMASYRKAIDMDKKSLKRSEQPYLNLGALLTKSGKPDEAIPFLQEAKQIRPESAKVRYELGNAYMAVAKVQDAKRELEESERLDPKDTATHYLLGRLYRRMGQTDSAARELRLTEELLDAKRKSTQTTEAR
- a CDS encoding tetratricopeptide repeat protein — its product is MNNRKSAANRRPLPRLVGLVTLISLTLSISTLGQESAVDSKFRDGTEAMRSGSLDQAAEAFSAVIHASPRFAEAYLNLGLVREQQGKYEDAIRALQQALRLKPALRGANLFLGLANYRLNHYPAAIAALRRETKQSPSDAKAWMWLGVVGLDAGHGDEAAAALDKASKLAPQDVDILYHRGRAHMLISKEAYQQMFKADPNSWRVHLVLAQANAEADRDADAIAEYLAAIKLAPQEPGLHESLGSEYWKVSKFDDAQNAYQEELRIDPNSTLALYKLGVLKVLGSQASEGKRLLEETLRRDPAASNAYYYLGRAELQLNNREAALADFEKVVKMPVGDEVIRQAYYQMALLYRQMRRNDEAGKALATFQKLKQEADLHQQQILERKRQRLNPSLEDLPSPAKNEQAADPRN